The genomic DNA acaggttatggtttcattatcaaggggttatttttgtattcaacaaataaacaaagtgtctgacacaaagaGTTGATCaacaattttctaaaaaatcattttctcgAGGCAAATATTCCTTGACCCAAGgctaaaatgtgttaataatatTTTGAGGATATTAATATGTTTAACtgagtggtgtttgtgtgtcacaGGTACATTCTGGATTTGAACAAAGAGCAAGAGGAAGGTTTTTCACACAAAGTGACGAGCATGGCTCTCGAGGCCGGATTTGAACCTTGGAACGAGGGGACAGGGGGCGACGCCCACGTTGTTTTTACGCAACAAACGAAAGGAAAGTAGATACATTTCATTAGGGCTGTTGATTCTAAACAATACATCACTGTCCAAACATTTCATTAGTATGCAAATGTGTTTTCCATCCTTTTATTCTTTCACTTCTTTATTACTGCTTCACAAGCAACACTCGTAGAAAAGGTCAAGTTTCGTCATCCACACATGCAAAATAGAGACAAAAGCTCGTTTAAGTGGATCTAATTATTTTAGCTCGACAACGAAACTGTGCaaatttgccacatttttgtccAGAAAGCAGTCGTCGTTTGTGCGTTTTGTGTTTCACTTCCAGCGTCCGCCGACCATCCCCTTCCCGTGAACTTTTTTGCTTCAATGGGGCAAAAGAAGAATTGAAGCAGATTACAATTAAAAGTTGGTCAGAAACTTTTACACCAAACTAAAAAGACTGAAAGAGTGAGAAGGAGCTGAGAAGCGCTAACCCTGACTGGTGCGTGGGAACATGTGGCtctaaaaatgataaaataaaaataaaagaaactcaCTCACAATTTCTGCGCGTGTTGAATTCGGTTCAAGAGAACGTTGAtctgagaaagaaaaacaggGGGTTTTTTTGTCACAAGTAGCTGCAagtgttctgtttttcttaaaaGTGCACCGTAAAAGCGCTCACCTCGTACTTCTGCCTCCGCATCTTCTCACTCAGGTCAAACTTCTCCGACTCCAGCTGGTAGATCCACTCCCACATCTCCTTTGCTTGTTCTCTAAAGCACAATAGCATTAACacatggaggtagatttgtgtttttattatttattattcaatccaaaaaaaaagttggtaacacttgaagttttctacataaaggctgacattactctgtcattATCATGACATGAACACccgtcattagcataaataaggtgtcacgaaggctgtcattaagtgtcgttccttaccctaacctctaacccttaaccccactagatccctccacctaaccaaaaaatacccaaaaaatgccaacatagctccaaaggtgtcataattttgcAAACAACACCAAATGATAGCCTTCATGAccccttattcatgctaatgtcagtcttatgtataaaacttccaCTTAAAAGTTTACtccaatcaaaaataaatattttcaattaaaaaaagtgttaaaatgcaaaaaaaaatatttttgacccaaataattgcatttgaacatttgTTCTGAACATTTcaattgattctgattctgatttatttttgatttaaattaaaaaaaaattctattgaaaatgtttttttttttattgaaaagttttggattgaataataaagacgtAAATCTACCACCATACTTACCCAGCTGATAATATATGATAATAATCACCAGTAACGACCCACCTCAGACTGTCCTCTTTCAGGTCCTCAATCACCAGTGGTTTACGTCTCTCAGCGAGGGTTTTCTTCTTGATTTCTCTCGCAGTCTGCCTTTTGCCTCGCCGCTGCTCCACCTGCGTCAAACACTTGTTATTAAAGGTGGAGCAGGAAATGCTGCCCACGCACTTCCTTTATCTGCATGACTCTGACCTTTGCAAGAAACCCTCCAAAGTGCGCCCCCATGTTGGAGAgcaccttcttcttcttggcCTCGTCTTCTGCCCTCTTCTTCGCCTCTTCGTCCTCTTTCCTCTGTCTCTCCTCCTTTTTACACCAACCCACCAAAACAaaatccttttattttgaaatctatACTTGATAAAAACACTTTCTCTTgtggtcgcaagacactgggagggagtcgccagatgcctttaagaaactaggatttttttttttaacaatttgagcccatttttggttattttaaccctttttctgctactacaccaaacctgccatattttaacctatatttatcactttttcttgccatatttttgttccttttaatgcatttctgctacattactcccatttctgccacttctccatcaaatttcaatggcgtttctgcacattttttccactttcaagacatatACAGCAATTGTAAACCCTAATGTTgccccattattgtcatttttaaactttttttatcatatttcatgttattttttgccaatttaaccacattcatgatttgtcatgcccattatttgccagtttaaatcaataatttctactttttaaattacattatttttctgtccatttttgtggtttttagaatactatttcaccatttttggtcactttgaacccattttatttctgatcaaaacaacgattttcatctttaagatgattataataatactaaacttcctggataacagtggatattattcagatgaataaataaatgtggttatcacagatttatagaacaatggaccatcattttactgactttatggatgtaccccaaaaatctctcccctttcttcccccttatagatggtcctgtctccacatgactgttcttcaatgttctctggcacctttattttggtgaaaaggttgagaaccactgtggtTTTTTTAGACATATTTCAATAAAGTGATTGATTACTGCAATCCGTGTTTGTCTGTCCCGTTCTTTCTCAGCCCTCACACGCTGCTGCTCAGCTCTCTCTGCTCTCCGGCTctcctgtaacacacacactttcatttTCTTCCATCCCCATCGGTCTGAAAGTGTAACAAAGGAGGCAACGCTAACAGGAAAGTCCTCACAATTCGAGCTTTGAGTCCAATcagctcctcttcttctttcttcctcTGCTCAAAATGCACATCGATGAGAGTCTGCAGCTCCAGAAGATCCTTCTCCATCCGCTTCCTGTGGATGTCCTAACAAGAAGCAGCGCATTCACACAGATAAAGAAAcaatgtgggttttttttttgtatctaatTAATTATGGTtctgctgtgtgatttctgatGAGCTTACATCAAAGTCCACCCTCTCCCCCTCTGGGATTTTTGGAGGAGCGAGTTGTGTAACTGGTGGCCTGTGAATACACAGAGAtgcatcatttgttttaatcaaatgttaaaatgttaacTTATTTATGCATCTTCTTACTTGTATTTGGGTCGTTCTTCTTCAATGTGGCcgtcaaacaacaacaaaaataaatgcaaaaaaagcaaaatagtTAAGAAAAGATGTTGTTTCATgcaaatttggctttttttaaaaaaaaaaactactccaGTTGGATCACATGCCCCTGTTTTATaatcatatacagtattcaTCATTCTCACCTCCTTCTCCATGCTCCTcatcttcttctgcagagagaATGATGAATACAGGAAATAAGTAAAGATATAAACATATAAAGTAAttcacaaaaacactaaaaacaccaAAGAAGGAACAAATCCAAATTCATTTGGTTTATGTTCTTGACCCATTTGGAGTTTAAGCAAAAGCTTCATATGCCTGTAGGTCACATGTGTCAAAATtatggctcgggggccaaatccagccctttggagcatacattttggcccgcaggagaaagtaaagatgacagagaaaacatgaatcattgtttaaataaaactcaacaatatttgcaggtgctcaaaattcttacaaaattaatagaaattggtcaaaaaatgtagaaaattttcTGTTggcactgatatctgtcactttctgcttggatattgtcgggttttttttttttacatattttgtattttatgtatatgtagaagtgtaaactattaCACAATAAAGtagaaattactcgttttcctgcataaaactgctccgtatttggccccggaactaaaatgagtttgacacccctgctgtagagGCAACAGTCTGATGGTTTTAATTCTATTCATGACCCTTGGTATAAAGGTATAAAAGCTGCAACACAAAGAAAAACGTTCTTCTTCCTCGCCTACATTTTTGTCTAAATACATTGTTTTGCTACAAACAGGAAAAAGGgagtttaaaaactaaattaagcTAAAGAACGAGATTTTTGCCTATTTCACTTAAAGTTTCATATTATTCTGAGAAACAAATGGCTTTTCTGGATGAGTTTTTCTACGAGAAGGTCCAAAGCATTCATTGGAAGTCTTTAAATGGACACTTTGGACACACCAGTTCAACTGTGCCTACCATCCAAATGGCCtctagaataaaaaaaaaagaaccaaattAGTTTTTCAGACTCATGGAATAGACTTTTGACTATATTTATTAATAGGACAGAACTTTCTTACCCGTGCTCTTCTGAAAAAGACATGTTGGCTCTGTGgtaaaaaagaacaagaaaacaATGCTTTATTTAACAGCCTTAATGTGTACACCAGCCTAAAATAGCTACACGCACAAACCAAAATATATACAAAGTTATCTTTATACTGTACTTGTACTTCTATAaggaatagattaaaaaaactaaaataggtCCACAGATTTATTAATTAGGTCTTGAgtgatatatatttttccttgaTGACACAAATTTTTGGAATAAAATTAGCAGCCATGTCACTGTGGCTACGTATATAGCTAACCTCCACCAGCATTATCCATTCTTTCACTCATTTATTCATTGATCTACCTGCTTTATCACAAGTTACTAACATTGATTACACCAGTTAaggtgtaaataaatgtattttttgtgtgttgtgtgaccctcctaaataatgtatttaattaataCCCAAAccttcatcattatcatcatattTACAACTCATGATAGGGAATTACTGTCAAATAATTGATCGACTTTTATGATAGACAACCATATTAGCAGTGTTTTTGCCtgtttgggtgtttttattaaGTCTTTAAAAGGGATTTATTGTCCAAGTGACAACGTTCAGTGTGAAATATGGTTTTGTTTGAAGGAATATGGTTTTGGCTGGAGGAACAATAGAGTATGAAAGCTTCCTGTGGAAGCAGCTGTCCAGTCCGTcttgtttaatttgatttacAGGAGACGATGTGTGATGGAGAGATTATAGTATCTGGTCGTCTACGCTGCTATTAACGCCAGCCAAGTCCTCAATTAGAGATGGTTCTGTGCACGATGTTGGTAAAGCTAAAGAGTGTCGATAGTGAagaatgttttaaatattataaaacatGGGACAAATAGTGGGCCAcagcttttaaacaaacaattcaACATTAAAGTTTGCATTTCCAGTTATGAATTAGACATAAAATAGAGAAGACATCAACAATATAttataaaccagtgtttctcaaatgggggtacgtgtacccctaggggtaagcGATGGGagtacagggggtacttgaaagaaaatgagtggaaaattaacaaataaagtataaaaactATCGAAATAAATTAcactaaatcagtgatttttaaccttggggtcgggaccctatgtggggttgtcaaaaatttgggaaaaattaaaatggatttttttaattattcttttttaaaaagagggtgagaagctcagtcatccggGAGGGGCTCGgagtagagctgctgctcctccgcattgagGAGAGCCAGATGAGGGGGCTCGGGCAACTAATTGGGATGCCCCCCTGGACGCCTTCCTTGTGAGACGTTCAGTgtacgtccctccggaaggagaccccgaggaagacccaggacacgctggagagactatgtttctcggctggcctgggaacgcctcGGGATCCCCCGGAAAAGCTGGATGAAGTCTGGGCCTTCCTGCTAAGGATGCTACCCAAACGACCGGGCAATGGATAAGccgaagaaaatggatggattgatggatttttaagttaaagttaaaacacaatgttaaacaactatatttctatattttcactttaaactaaaatgcagaagaaaaaaaaccgagttcaaacatgatcaaaaactagcAGTAATTctcgaaaaaataaaaagtcgccagaaattcttgatattaaaacggggtcacgatccaaaagaAGGTTGTGACCCACTGCACTAAATAACATTTCTTtcctcttatttacaaaaatgtgattctttaaaatacGTGTTATCACTTATTCCATCTTTTTgctctataattgtttttaaaataattttctgagcaaaatgttgtcgtcggataaaggcaataagtgacagatacttaaatatcctttatttaatttattttttgaccaatttttattcaatttggggagattttgtgaaaTCAttatttcaacaacaatttacaactaattatttggttatttacacaatgattgttgtctattattttcactttctccagtgggccgaatcagatgctctgaagggctggatttggcccccgggccttgagtttaacacgtgTTTTATAAAGGCTTCAGCTATGACTGTTAGATCTTTAAACTGAGCAGATATTGACGAGTTATCAACAAAGATTGGGTTCAACTGAACAGACTGAGTGAGTTATTATCATCGTCACGGTGGGTTTTCAGAGAAGATCTCAGAGTATGAGCACATGGATCTGAATAATCAGGGGATGAACAGAGACAGATGAAGGGTTTAGGAGGAATTAGGGGGATGTCACTTCACTGCTGAACAAACTGGAGTCACAGCAGGACAGACGGACACACAATCCAAGGGTAGAGAAccagatttatatcgtatttAACCTCTAAACCAGCACTCAATAACTCAGTGATGGCTGATGCTCTGTTAAATAACTTTTATATgtgtaaaggaaaaaaaaaaaaaacagtttttaaagatgtaaaattTTCTTTTAGTTCACCAAATataccaaatattttttttgtttttgttttaattattaactCAGTCTAAAATTAGTGTTATTAACTTTATCACTTGTTCTTACACTCATACAGTTGTGTAACATAATTCCTCCTGAGTCGACTTCTGATTGGCTTTTACACCTAACTTGCATCACCTCAAAATCAGCAACAAATTAGAGAAAATTAAGGATTATTTGAagttaaattaaacattttttgccttgtttttatttattcttttgatCATAAATCCAGTAAATCATCTTTTATTTGCATGCATCAAGTTGAAAGTTCCCAACATCCccattatataattattttaccGGCTGTAATATCAACATTCCCATAAATATTCAATCAATCTTCTAGAACTTTTCATATATTTATGATTTACACATAAATCAGTGTTTATTTGTACCGTTTATTTTAAAAGGTGACTCTTATTTTATATTCATTGTGTCTTTTTATTTGTTGCTTctcacactgttttttttatttttttatttcctgctGCCAAAAGGAGTCGTTATCAACATGTTTTGCAAAATgaatatgacaataaaggctTTTCGACTTGTTGTATGATCATTGCTctaatcagaatcaagaatctgATTACTTTGTTACAGTGCCTGCCAACGGGAAGAAATTATAGTGAAggtgaaacaaaaaacatgaaaaaaatgatatgaacaataatcaaaatgctaaagtaaaaaacaacaaactatattaacataacaattaaaaatgtgtataaataTGCATGAAAATGACATAATACAAGTATAGTCCATAATTCTATTTAGTGGCAATTGCACAATTGACATTAGaggtagtattttattttatgtgatATTAAATAagttgtgattaaatgtgttcAGAAGTTTATTAGAATAAGAGCTCTTACCTTTACAGCAGGTTGGACAGAAACGCTGTGATAATGAAGATGGTCAGAGGGTTACCGTCTTAtatatgggtgtgtgtgtgtgtgtgtgtgtgtgtgtgtcacatgtcAGATGTGCCATTCCTAAAACAATGATCGAGTCCTCCCAGAGTCGAGCATTAAATCCAAGAAGATTTAGTTTAAAcgcaaaaaaattaacaaacaaaaaactaggcaagacctgtgaTCGCAAgacaaatacgtatttggcaattgaaattgaaaaaaatggcaaaaatgaaaacctgtatctggatttgttgacaagtttgttctttttactaattaaattgaaagtaataatgcagaaagaacagaagactgaccttgaccttaaatatgaccttgagtgaaggtcaaggtcacacattgaaaggaaatgttatTCAGTGGTATCAGTGGCCAAGCTATGGCATCatgacatcatgaactttgacccctacccatctttttactggtaggtcgtacagctttggtccagttaattaaaatactccacttgagatgagcttttcataaatgtaagcattgaacttgtacgataaatatgcGTAGAGATAcagaacattttgttttttgacacttaACGCGACCTTGACcatgaccttgacattttggcttcaaaaaaaggtcgactgcgcATCAATTACATATAGTTAGGGCAATTTTTttgtgtctagtgcagacgtgcaacacaataaacacacaaaaatacacaaaatgacagtaaaatacacacataacTCTAAATCAccagatgactacaaaaatagccagaaatctatgaaacaacaacaaaaatacaaaatataaaaaccattaagaaaagccatgaagaaaaatctttgttggacaggcaattttcattgtacatttttgttgtttatacattctttttaaaagcgaatgttaccttttattttgaaatgtgagactaattacaacattaaactCATACTTGTGTgttaaaaataaagacttttgaaacattgatttaagacattttaatgacacttAAGACTTTTCAAGGATCCGCGGGAAccctgatatttttttaatgtgctgaacacatattgcatgcattggtgttcctcaggggtcaatttgaccccaggcTGTTTAAGCTGTGTAAAACGGTCACATTACCACCACAACCAATGGGGTTCATACTATCAGtaaatttggatgaaaactatttaacataaatacattccaatttaaaattttgtcctgctggtggcgctagagaacagttTAAGGTTTTATTATCAATGAataatttatgtattcaacaaataaacaaagtgcttgACACAAACACTtagtcaacaattttctgaaaatcattttctatcTGGAAGC from Gouania willdenowi chromosome 19, fGouWil2.1, whole genome shotgun sequence includes the following:
- the LOC114481182 gene encoding troponin T, slow skeletal muscle-like, whose amino-acid sequence is MSFSEEHGGHLDEEDEEHGEGEERPKYKPPVTQLAPPKIPEGERVDFDDIHRKRMEKDLLELQTLIDVHFEQRKKEEEELIGLKARIESRRAERAEQQRVRAEKERDRQTRIAEERQRKEDEEAKKRAEDEAKKKKVLSNMGAHFGGFLAKVEQRRGKRQTAREIKKKTLAERRKPLVIEDLKEDSLREQAKEMWEWIYQLESEKFDLSEKMRRQKYEINVLLNRIQHAQKFKKVHGKGMVGGRWK